The DNA segment CTTCCAGAACTTCTTCGTTTGTGCCAACTACCAACTAATTGAGTCGACAGAGGAAggcaaatattttgtaaacataacctcaaaaacgtttattgtaaatttctaGCCCCAAGTAAACGTGTCggttgcattttattattttctgttgCTGCCGATTGCTTAAAATTGCACCAATCAATACACACAGCTGCGGTTCTGGATCAGAAATGGTGCCACAACCGAATTCACGATCGGTCGATTTTGGGGGTGGTCAATGCGGAAAAAACACTCGAAATTTACGTCTTCAACCCCGAATCCACCGAGTTAGAGTTAGTTACGCCTTATACGATTGAAGATGACGAAAGCGAGACGCTTTTGCTGTCTCTAGATTGGTCTACAGGTAAGTACCAATCGAATGGACCGGAAATCGTGTGCAGCGATTCCAGGGGGAACATCCACAGGTTTAAGTTGGAAAATGATAAACTAGCGAAATGCGATAGCTGCCACGGACACGATTTCGAAGCATGGATTGCGGGATTTTATTATTGGAATCCCGACATTACTTTCAGCGGTAGGTctatcactttttttttctctttttagttgttttttacAGGTGGAGATGATTGttgctttttgaaatttgacaaaagAGTGGGGCTCGAGCCAATTTCTCGCAACCGCATCCACGAGGCGGGAGTCACTTCGATGCATTCCAGGTCGAGTAAAGAATATGTTTTAGCAACGGGAAggtaaaaaaagaaactgttGAAAAGCTTCgtctcatttattttgttcaagtTATGACGCAAATGTGCGCATGTGGGACATCAGGTTCatgaaaaattgcaccaataCGATCAAAATGCCGGGGACGTTGTGGAGATTAAAGTGGGACCCATTTGATAACACAAAACTGCTGGCAGCGTGTATGCTTGGGGGCGTTCACATCACCGACTCCCCCGACTCAGACTTGCAAATAATCGACAGCTACTACGAACACGAAAACATTTCTTACGGCGCTGACTGGTCGTATTTACCAGTCAACACACACGGTGGCGCTCTCATCGCCACTTGTTCTTTCTACGACAAACTACTCTGCGTTTCTAAACTAAAAACGGATCAATAAAAATCGAAATCTTTCAAACTGTTTTTAttgtacaatttacaataaaatttaactgCTTGGAGCAGCTGCTGTAGTAGTCTTATCTTCTTCCTTAACCCTGTCTTTCTTGAGTGGACCCATGAAGGCGGCCTTGTCGGCCACGGTCTGGAATCTACCATGTCCGAATTTGGAGGAAGTATCGATAAACTTGAGATTGATCTTCTCAAGAGCCACACGTTTGGTGTGCACCAACAGTGATTTCCTCAAAGTGATGACACGCTTCTTGGGACCCATGCAGCACCCTTTGATCATGATGAAATCGTTGTTGACTTCACCGTAATGGGGGAACCCACCCATTGGAGTGATGGTCTTTTCGGTCAAGTCGTACTCCGTCGACGCGTTGTTCTTGATGACctaacaaataaaatcataattaaaGTCGGCTCATAAGAAAATATCAATTATGAAAGAATGAAATAGTTTCAGTCCTATCATTTAAGATCATGGATTCTTTCATAATCCTTTTGGCTCTTGAATGTATCatcataataaaaatttatctaatagttaaaaaaagtttcaaatgaaaatgctTATTAATTCACCTTTGAAAAACAAGCCAATGCTTGCATAATACCTGTTTTATGATGGACAAGCGATAATTCTTTAACAGGTACATTACATAAAAGTTGTCTTATTTTGGCCACGGTGTCCGAGTTTTTGCTCATCATACATAacatcttttttaaattcaagtAGGATTTACCTTTCCGTCTTTAGTGTGGATGCCAGCCCCAATTCTGTAAATCTTTTTGTTCATTTCGGTACGATGATGGTAACCCTTCTGACCGGCACGAGCCACAGTGAAGGACACACGAGAAGGATGCCAAGCCCCGATACAGGCAACTTTACGTAGACCTTTGTGCGTCTTCCTTGGCAACTTCTTGGTATGCCAACGTGACGTCACACCTGTAACACACTGATTGTTTAATTTCCACAAAAAACAAGAATATTGCGGGGATTTTGGTTGGGGGTCAGTAGGAAGGCAGCATGGTTGTATCTTCACAAACAATCTGAAGGCATATCCATGTTTTGTCATCACACATTAGTAAgtaccgtgccttcaaataaattcggaattagagtaggctatgatttatgtattttatctATTAACGGTTGGTAGACTGTTTGGCAGTGACAGTTGTCAACAGTTTTATGTCGCGATCAGAATTAACATGTGTACAGTGCTGTCCAAGGTCACTGCTGAGCTGTCTGTAAATTGCATGTTgccaacttcataataaaatccaggcctactctaatttcgaatttatttgaagacacggTATTAAGCAGGCCAAAATGCATAAGCGTTTTCACACTTTAGTATTTCAAACCATACTCGTCGTTAGCCAAGTCAATCGTTCTCACCTTTGTATCCTTTACCCTTGGTGACACCAATACAATCGATCATTTCGTCCTGGCCGAAAACTTGCGCCACAGGAATGGGCTGCTCGAGGTGTTCTCTGGCCCATTGGACTTTATCGGCAACGGTGCCGCCGTTCAACTGAATTTCCATGATGTGAGCTTTCTTTTGACGTTGTTTTAACAGTTTCATCTGgaggtaaaaaaaatcatcaagaTTTATGCATCATGCGATCATTTCATCATGTTTAAGTGTAATTGGAAGTCTTCAAATGACGTAACTTTAGACGCCACAATTAATGGTATCGGTTGGAAATAATTacttgtacaactagttatgaaagtcatacttttttcacgaatttgcagattgataaacgagggcgtagcccgagttaatcaagcaaataaatgaaaaaaagagactttcataacgtgttattatacacactattttttgcatattgaaaaaagttgagaaatttggttaaaaggatttataaaaaattacaaaaaaaaaattggtatgctttgacaatcatcttcAAGAAGATGGAATAAAATCATGCAAAAAGCATTACCTTCACTACGATGTTtcctgtaaaaaagtgctactttcactacgattttgcgtgaaaaagtgccactttcattaccatatgcaaaaaaaaagacgtgTACGTTTTATCTTCAAAGCTGACTCAATTACAAATCTTGTCAGTACATGTGATTATGGTAATGAAATGTTTGAAAAGGCTGTAGTAGGCATGGTTTTTCTCAATGTCGTCGTCCAGAGACTACAAGGAGATTATGGAATATGCCCACTGCGCCACCCGAAGGGCGCATGCTCTATGACACTGCGGCGAACGCCCCACTGAAAAAGAAGCGCCCTAGCCGCCAGCCGGAGGGTAAGCTCCTGCGCTGATCGtgtcaacaaaaacaacaccCAAATCTAGAAATTTACCTGCGTGTGGGCAATCACGCGGACAACTTTGCAGTACTTGATGATCTTCTTGAAGTCGCGTTCGATCGACTTCTTTCCCAAATCATCAGACCACTTCTTTGAGGCTTTGGTGAAGGCCTTCTTCTTGCTCTTGTACCTTTAAACAAACGACAAAAGGGTCACCTCATAGTTTAGAGGAGGTTGTACCCTCAGTCACACCTCAACAGACACGTGTTTGCAGTGGACTCAAAGACTCTCATGCCGCCATTGGAGAGCTTTTCACGAGATTAATTGACGATTTCGGGTAGATTAACGAAACTCACCAGTTCTTGTAGAAGCGTCTGCGGCAATCTTCCGAGAGATGCTCGGCCCAGATGGTTGCCAAAGCGCGGAGACCGTGCGGGGTTTCGATGTAACCGACTACTCCCACGATCATCATTGGCGGTGTTTCGAGAATCGTAACCGCCTCCACGATTTCTTTCTTGTTTATTTCTGCACGGATTGATTAGAAAAGTGCCGGGATTTGATGGGAAATTACGTACTTGAGCCAGGTCTGTCTGCTTCGCGGACCACGTGGGTCATGCCGGCTTTGTAACCGATGAAAGCCGTCAAATGGACGGGCTTTGATGGGTCTTCCTTGGGGAAAGCCTTTACTTTACCGCGATGCCTCTGGGACCGCTTCTTGGGGTAGAAACCCATGGACCCATGGCGGGGTGCACTAAACTTGCGATGAGACTGCAAGACAAGATCGAAACGATCGGTTTATTCACACATAACGACACGAACGCGCATTTCTTTTAATATCAAAGATCAGACCGCCCTAGAAAGATATCCACATTGTTGTTTTCGGTATTAACCATAAACGTAAAATATCTAAATCATCATTTAAAACGGAACATTTTCAATAGAAAGAAATCTACATACTTTGTATTTACAAAAACAGTTCTAAACTTTCAAGTTGGATCAAAGATGACCGTTATTTTTCAAGATttataaagtaaaatatttgaaccaCTTACCATAGCTGACACACAACTTAAAATGGCCGAGGACGGGCGATGACGTCAACTTATATACCCTTAGGGGGGCGCTCCCATCGCGGcgctaaattcaaaaaaattaccacaaacatgttaaaaaaatttacataattatcgTTTTCACGTTCAaaacgaatttatttttacgtaaTTACTTTAAGCTAACATTATTTTTGCACTTTAGCTATTccgtaaaattttatcgtGAAATGTAGACCTAACCTAAGTTTCGGTAAATTGTTTCgtaaaaatccaaaaatgttGGTGAGTCGTGTGAGTGGTCTCTCTAAAAGAGTTAATTGTCAATTTGTAACTAGAATCAATCAGTAAGTGACGTGCACCGCATGTATTAACGATTTTCTTAACAGTAAAGGTCTTTTAGGTTAGTAGCTTCGACCAGTTCATATTCAACCTCAACCACAACAAAGATGAAAGAAGAGGAAGAGGTCGACGCCCCCGTTAAA comes from the Tenebrio molitor chromosome 9, icTenMoli1.1, whole genome shotgun sequence genome and includes:
- the LOC138137960 gene encoding diphthine methyltransferase, with the translated sequence MCEDKPPSKNITTLHSYHTEYNADSVEWCPHEPFQNFFVCANYQLIESTEEAPSKRVGCILLFSVAADCLKLHQSIHTAAVLDQKWCHNRIHDRSILGVVNAEKTLEIYVFNPESTELELVTPYTIEDDESETLLLSLDWSTGKYQSNGPEIVCSDSRGNIHRFKLENDKLAKCDSCHGHDFEAWIAGFYYWNPDITFSGGDDCCFLKFDKRVGLEPISRNRIHEAGVTSMHSRSSKEYVLATGSYDANVRMWDIRFMKNCTNTIKMPGTLWRLKWDPFDNTKLLAACMLGGVHITDSPDSDLQIIDSYYEHENISYGADWSYLPVNTHGGALIATCSFYDKLLCVSKLKTDQ
- the RpL3 gene encoding large ribosomal subunit protein uL3; this encodes MSHRKFSAPRHGSMGFYPKKRSQRHRGKVKAFPKEDPSKPVHLTAFIGYKAGMTHVVREADRPGSKINKKEIVEAVTILETPPMMIVGVVGYIETPHGLRALATIWAEHLSEDCRRRFYKNWYKSKKKAFTKASKKWSDDLGKKSIERDFKKIIKYCKVVRVIAHTQMKLLKQRQKKAHIMEIQLNGGTVADKVQWAREHLEQPIPVAQVFGQDEMIDCIGVTKGKGYKGVTSRWHTKKLPRKTHKGLRKVACIGAWHPSRVSFTVARAGQKGYHHRTEMNKKIYRIGAGIHTKDGKVIKNNASTEYDLTEKTITPMGGFPHYGEVNNDFIMIKGCCMGPKKRVITLRKSLLVHTKRVALEKINLKFIDTSSKFGHGRFQTVADKAAFMGPLKKDRVKEEDKTTTAAAPSS